The following are encoded together in the Serratia sp. UGAL515B_01 genome:
- a CDS encoding amidohydrolase — protein MTNNAIAQSVHAHVETMIAFRRDLHAHPELPWEEVRTTQKVAQALEEIGIPYRLTTPTGVIAEIVGGQSGKTVALRADMDALPVQELNDTLSYKSKAEGKMHACGHDAHTAMLLTAAKVLYENRASLRGNVRLIFQPAEEIAEGAREMVKQGAIEGVDNVFGMHIWTTSPSGKISCNAGSSFASADLLKVKFRGRGGHGSMPEACVDAAVVASAFVMNVQAVVSRETSPLESAVVTIGRMEVGTRFNVIAENAALDGTVRCFNVATRERIKAAIERYAHHTAAIYGASAEVEYSYGTLPVINEERSARLAQSVVRSAFGEEVLFAEKPTTGGEDFSFYIENIPGCFALLGCGNPEKGTDWAHHHGCFNIDEDVMVKGAELYAQYAWSYLQQDEF, from the coding sequence ATGACCAATAATGCCATTGCGCAATCTGTTCATGCCCATGTAGAAACGATGATTGCGTTTCGCCGCGATCTGCATGCTCACCCGGAGCTGCCCTGGGAAGAGGTGCGCACGACGCAAAAAGTGGCACAAGCGCTGGAGGAGATCGGCATTCCTTATCGCCTGACTACCCCTACCGGAGTGATAGCCGAGATTGTTGGTGGGCAATCAGGAAAGACCGTGGCACTGCGTGCCGATATGGATGCACTGCCGGTGCAGGAACTGAACGACACATTAAGTTATAAATCAAAAGCTGAGGGAAAAATGCACGCCTGCGGGCACGACGCGCATACGGCGATGCTACTGACGGCCGCTAAGGTACTGTATGAAAACAGAGCCAGCCTGCGCGGCAACGTACGGCTGATTTTCCAACCTGCGGAAGAGATTGCCGAAGGGGCTCGTGAGATGGTGAAACAGGGGGCGATTGAGGGTGTGGATAATGTGTTTGGTATGCATATCTGGACTACCAGCCCTTCAGGCAAGATTTCTTGTAACGCAGGTTCCAGCTTTGCTTCTGCCGATTTACTCAAAGTAAAGTTTAGAGGGCGGGGTGGTCATGGCTCGATGCCGGAAGCTTGTGTGGATGCTGCTGTTGTGGCCTCGGCTTTTGTGATGAATGTGCAAGCGGTCGTGTCTCGTGAAACATCCCCTCTGGAATCTGCGGTGGTGACGATTGGGCGCATGGAAGTGGGTACTCGCTTTAACGTCATCGCTGAGAATGCCGCATTAGATGGCACAGTACGCTGTTTTAATGTGGCAACACGTGAGCGTATCAAAGCTGCGATTGAGCGTTACGCCCACCATACTGCCGCTATTTACGGTGCCAGTGCCGAAGTGGAGTACAGTTACGGCACTCTTCCAGTGATCAACGAAGAGCGTAGCGCACGGTTAGCGCAGTCTGTAGTGCGTTCTGCCTTTGGTGAAGAGGTATTGTTTGCTGAAAAACCGACTACCGGTGGCGAGGATTTTAGCTTCTATATTGAAAATATCCCCGGTTGCTTTGCCTTACTGGGATGTGGTAACCCAGAGAAAGGAACCGACTGGGCGCATCATCATGGCTGTTTCAATATTGACGAAGACGTTATGGTAAAAGGGGCGGAGCTGTATGCCCAGTATGCTTGGAGCTATCTGCAACAGGATGAGTTCTAG
- a CDS encoding nucleotidyltransferase domain-containing protein: MSLNCLWCRRRPKSPSSLTCGGKYTGFSVIGLIRGLSGWNGRGSGWGFASPDSDYDVRFLYVHRPEWYLRVEPQRDVIELPIDGELDVCGWEWRKALGLLKRANPTLIERLDSPVVYQETPEAIAALRNLVPEWFSPQRARWHYLSMARKNFRGYLQSEQVRLKKYFYVLRPLLAVRWIEAGKGTPPMRFEQLLAETVKNPLLLAEIDALLVVKQRAGEAEYGPRREAIHAFITQELASDSQQTALPHKLARSSRSLDELLYRTVMA, from the coding sequence GTGTCCCTTAACTGTCTGTGGTGCCGTCGCAGACCCAAAAGTCCATCATCACTAACCTGTGGAGGGAAATACACTGGATTTTCAGTCATTGGTCTAATACGTGGACTGAGCGGTTGGAATGGCAGGGGGAGTGGCTGGGGCTTTGCCTCACCAGACAGCGATTATGATGTGCGCTTTTTGTATGTGCACCGGCCAGAGTGGTATCTACGGGTGGAGCCTCAGCGGGATGTGATAGAGCTACCCATCGATGGTGAACTGGATGTCTGTGGTTGGGAATGGCGCAAAGCGCTTGGTCTGTTGAAACGCGCTAACCCGACGTTAATCGAGCGGTTGGATTCACCGGTGGTATACCAGGAAACTCCTGAGGCCATTGCTGCGCTGCGTAACCTCGTTCCTGAATGGTTTTCCCCACAGCGTGCTCGCTGGCACTATCTGTCTATGGCGCGGAAAAACTTTCGTGGTTATCTGCAAAGCGAACAGGTGCGGTTGAAGAAATATTTCTACGTATTACGCCCGCTGCTGGCAGTGCGCTGGATCGAGGCAGGCAAAGGCACGCCGCCGATGCGTTTTGAGCAATTGTTGGCCGAAACAGTGAAAAACCCCCTTTTGTTGGCAGAAATCGACGCGCTATTGGTCGTGAAACAGCGAGCAGGAGAGGCGGAGTATGGGCCTCGTAGGGAGGCTATCCACGCGTTTATCACGCAGGAACTGGCATCAGATAGTCAACAAACGGCTTTGCCGCATAAGCTTGCACGTAGCAGCAGATCGCTGGACGAACTGCTCTATCGCACCGTGATGGCGTGA
- a CDS encoding tryptophan halogenase family protein — MINLRGINRVAIIGGGTAGWFAALTLRRIFSPKVEVILVESPDIGIIGVGEGGLLNLVQALQQNQIPIDEFVQETGAAYKLGFVYQGWRDGSKNDHYYHLFAKPGIAATDWYEQGIYPLFSALIEQNIPLHLLVPGFKVIAENASQQQATSMLADAASGLSASYHFDSHRVAKYLEKIAVSRGVIHRRAKVMDVQLNEQRHATALHLSDGRLDIDFLIDASGLARLVVGKQLETRWHSFSPYLLLDRAIPFHMAHPAPNPALLTRALAMNAGWMWQIPLVERVGAGYVFSSAHIDEQQALDEIERTLGFAINPMKTLRFTPGHFEQVWVGNIMALGLASGFVEPLEATSIGQMLEQLRNFERVLTQSQGVISEAAVTDFNQANAKCWAGIRDFLRMHYDCPRQDTEFWRDATAAPKPDSYQALKECFTLRTPRMIDVQDYAINGWQGIFHLINWLFVAAPLGVIPSAAARIELMALPDESKKRLYDVLQKLQTEQANQGH, encoded by the coding sequence ATGATTAATCTGCGTGGTATCAACCGCGTAGCGATTATTGGCGGAGGAACTGCTGGCTGGTTCGCTGCTCTGACGCTGCGTCGCATCTTTAGCCCTAAAGTGGAAGTCATACTGGTTGAATCACCTGATATCGGTATTATCGGTGTCGGTGAGGGGGGGCTACTCAATCTAGTGCAAGCTTTGCAGCAAAACCAAATCCCGATTGATGAGTTTGTCCAGGAAACCGGTGCTGCCTACAAACTGGGGTTTGTGTATCAAGGCTGGCGCGATGGCAGCAAAAACGACCATTACTATCATCTGTTTGCCAAGCCAGGAATTGCTGCAACTGACTGGTATGAACAGGGGATCTATCCGTTATTTTCCGCCCTTATTGAACAAAATATCCCGCTACACTTGCTGGTTCCTGGCTTTAAAGTTATTGCGGAGAATGCCTCGCAGCAACAAGCAACATCCATGTTGGCCGACGCAGCTTCTGGTCTTTCTGCTTCCTATCACTTTGACAGCCACCGAGTGGCGAAATACCTGGAGAAAATTGCCGTGTCGCGCGGAGTGATCCATCGGCGAGCGAAAGTGATGGATGTACAACTCAATGAACAACGGCATGCGACAGCTTTACATTTATCAGACGGACGGTTAGACATCGACTTTCTGATCGACGCGTCCGGATTGGCCCGTCTGGTGGTGGGTAAACAGTTGGAAACCCGTTGGCACTCTTTTTCGCCTTATCTGCTGCTAGATCGCGCCATTCCTTTCCATATGGCGCATCCGGCACCAAACCCAGCGTTGCTGACGCGAGCATTAGCAATGAATGCAGGCTGGATGTGGCAAATACCGTTAGTCGAACGCGTAGGGGCTGGCTATGTTTTCAGTAGTGCGCATATCGACGAACAACAAGCGTTAGACGAAATTGAACGCACGCTGGGCTTTGCCATCAATCCGATGAAAACGCTGCGTTTTACCCCTGGGCACTTCGAGCAGGTATGGGTTGGCAATATTATGGCCCTAGGGCTAGCATCAGGTTTTGTTGAACCACTTGAAGCCACTTCTATTGGGCAAATGCTGGAGCAACTGCGCAATTTTGAACGTGTGCTTACCCAAAGCCAAGGTGTGATCTCCGAGGCAGCGGTCACAGACTTTAATCAGGCTAATGCCAAGTGTTGGGCAGGTATCCGCGATTTTCTGCGCATGCATTATGATTGCCCACGACAAGATACCGAATTTTGGCGCGATGCCACCGCGGCACCGAAACCCGATTCTTATCAAGCATTGAAAGAGTGCTTCACATTACGGACACCGCGTATGATCGATGTACAAGACTATGCGATCAACGGTTGGCAAGGCATCTTTCACCTTATTAACTGGTTATTTGTTGCCGCCCCCCTTGGCGTGATCCCTTCTGCTGCCGCTCGGATCGAGCTGATGGCTCTGCCTGATGAATCAAAGAAACGCTTGTATGATGTGCTACAAAAGCTACAAACCGAGCAAGCAAACCAAGGGCATTGA